One window of the Herbiconiux sp. L3-i23 genome contains the following:
- the fbaA gene encoding class II fructose-bisphosphate aldolase, translating to MPIATPDQYAEMLDRAKNDGFAYPAINVSSSQTINSVLQGLTEAGSDGIIQVTTGGADYFAGHTVKNRAAGALAFAKFATEVAKNYPITVALHTDHCPKPALEGFVLPLIAASEDEVKAGRNPIFQSHMWDGSAVPLPENLEVAQDMIKRTKAIGAILEVEIGVVGGEEDGVSHEINEHLYTTLDDAIQTVEALGLGENGRYMAALTFGNVHGVYKPGNVRLRPELLGQIQAGLAEKYGHGPKPLDLVFHGGSGSTQEEIAEAVSNGVVKMNIDTDTQYAFTRSIADTMFRNYDSVLKVDGEVGNKKVYDPRSWGKIAETAMAARVVEATQELGSYGKSQS from the coding sequence ATGCCCATCGCAACGCCCGACCAGTACGCGGAGATGCTCGACCGCGCCAAGAACGACGGCTTCGCCTACCCCGCGATCAACGTCTCCTCCTCGCAGACGATCAACTCGGTGCTGCAGGGACTCACCGAGGCCGGCTCCGACGGCATCATCCAGGTCACCACCGGTGGCGCCGACTACTTCGCCGGCCACACGGTGAAGAACCGCGCCGCGGGTGCGCTCGCCTTCGCGAAGTTCGCGACCGAGGTCGCGAAGAACTACCCCATCACGGTGGCCCTCCACACCGACCACTGCCCGAAGCCGGCGCTCGAGGGCTTCGTGCTGCCCCTCATCGCCGCCTCCGAGGACGAGGTCAAGGCGGGTCGCAACCCGATCTTCCAGTCGCACATGTGGGACGGATCCGCCGTGCCGCTGCCGGAGAACCTCGAAGTCGCGCAGGACATGATCAAGCGCACCAAGGCGATCGGCGCCATCCTCGAGGTCGAGATCGGCGTCGTCGGCGGCGAAGAGGACGGCGTCAGCCACGAGATCAACGAGCACCTCTACACGACCCTCGACGACGCGATCCAGACCGTCGAGGCGCTCGGGCTCGGCGAGAACGGCCGCTACATGGCAGCCCTCACCTTCGGCAACGTGCACGGCGTCTACAAGCCGGGCAACGTCCGCCTGCGCCCCGAGCTCCTCGGGCAGATCCAGGCCGGGCTCGCCGAGAAGTACGGTCACGGCCCCAAGCCGCTCGACCTCGTCTTCCACGGCGGCTCGGGCTCGACTCAAGAGGAGATCGCCGAGGCCGTCTCGAACGGTGTCGTCAAGATGAACATCGACACCGACACCCAGTACGCCTTCACCCGCTCGATCGCCGACACGATGTTCCGCAATTACGACAGCGTGCTGAAGGTCGACGGCGAGGTCGGCAACAAGAAGGTCTACGACCCGCGCAGCTGGGGCAAGATCGCCGAGACCGCCATGGCGGCCCGCGTCGTCGAGGCGACCCAAGAGCTCGGCTCGTACGGCAAGTCGCAGAGCTGA
- a CDS encoding DUF6264 family protein produces the protein MSDRPTSGPAPRWGEYAPVPDPPAPEKPEPQETVPPQPPAEDAAADSAGGRRWDRILSYGLLVLAAFNVITGIPPMLDLAGTLQSTYTAAGLGAYTSDSLASSIGVAINITQVLLLLAAVALTLANLRRGRISFWIPLSAGVVATLVMMVLLAFAIFGDPGFAAYVDQQMQDAATTAP, from the coding sequence GTGAGCGATCGACCGACCTCCGGTCCCGCTCCGCGTTGGGGCGAGTACGCGCCGGTGCCCGACCCGCCGGCGCCCGAGAAGCCCGAGCCGCAGGAGACGGTGCCGCCGCAGCCGCCGGCCGAAGATGCTGCCGCCGACTCCGCGGGCGGTCGTCGCTGGGATCGCATCCTCAGCTACGGACTGCTCGTGCTGGCCGCCTTCAATGTGATCACCGGCATCCCCCCGATGCTCGATCTCGCCGGAACCCTGCAGAGCACCTACACGGCGGCCGGGTTGGGTGCGTACACCTCCGACTCGCTCGCCTCGAGCATCGGCGTCGCCATCAACATCACCCAGGTGCTGCTGCTGCTCGCCGCCGTCGCACTGACACTTGCGAACCTGCGCCGCGGCCGCATCTCGTTCTGGATCCCGCTCAGCGCGGGGGTGGTCGCGACGCTCGTGATGATGGTGCTGCTCGCGTTCGCGATCTTCGGCGACCCGGGCTTCGCGGCTTACGTCGACCAGCAGATGCAGGACGCCGCCACCACAGCGCCCTGA
- a CDS encoding 4-hydroxy-3-methylbut-2-enyl diphosphate reductase has product MPRVPATAAPDSGVTSGPDSRNRLVDTPVTGSKRVLLAAPRGYCAGVDRAVIAVEKALEHYGAPVYVRKQIVHNIHVVTELEKKGAVFVDEVDEVPQGEHIVFSAHGVSPAVVQGAADRGLHAIDATCPLVTKVHREAVRFARDDFEILLVGHEGHEEVEGTAGEAPDHVTLVGSPDEVNTVVVKDPDKVVWLSQTTLSVDETMETVRRLRERFPNLQDPPSDDICYATQNRQVAIKKVARDADLVIVVGSSNSSNSVRLVEVALEYGAKAAYRVDYASEVKQEWLDGVETVGVTSGASVPEELVQELLDELAGAGYGDVETVTTAEEDLVFSLPKELRRDISGKQDSRALGGRGRAQALPSTGADGPRA; this is encoded by the coding sequence ATGCCGCGCGTCCCGGCGACGGCTGCACCGGATTCCGGCGTCACGAGCGGGCCCGATTCGCGGAACAGATTAGTCGACACCCCCGTCACCGGTTCCAAGCGGGTGCTGCTGGCCGCGCCCCGCGGCTACTGCGCCGGCGTCGACCGGGCGGTCATCGCGGTCGAGAAGGCCCTCGAGCACTACGGTGCGCCGGTGTACGTGCGCAAGCAGATCGTGCACAACATCCACGTCGTCACCGAGCTCGAGAAGAAGGGCGCCGTCTTCGTCGACGAGGTCGACGAGGTGCCGCAGGGCGAGCACATCGTCTTCAGCGCCCACGGAGTCTCGCCCGCCGTCGTCCAGGGCGCCGCGGACCGCGGGCTGCACGCCATCGACGCCACCTGCCCGCTCGTCACCAAGGTGCACCGCGAGGCCGTGCGATTCGCGCGGGACGACTTCGAGATCCTGCTCGTCGGCCACGAGGGCCACGAAGAGGTCGAGGGGACCGCGGGGGAGGCACCCGATCACGTGACACTCGTCGGGTCGCCCGACGAGGTCAACACCGTCGTCGTGAAGGACCCGGACAAGGTGGTGTGGCTGTCGCAGACCACGCTGTCGGTCGACGAGACGATGGAGACGGTCCGCCGCCTGCGCGAGCGCTTCCCGAACCTTCAGGACCCGCCGAGCGACGACATCTGCTACGCCACCCAGAACCGCCAGGTCGCCATCAAGAAGGTGGCGCGCGACGCCGACCTCGTGATCGTCGTCGGATCCTCGAACTCGTCCAACTCGGTGCGCCTCGTCGAGGTCGCGCTCGAGTACGGCGCCAAGGCCGCGTATCGCGTCGACTACGCCAGCGAGGTCAAGCAGGAGTGGCTCGACGGGGTCGAGACGGTCGGCGTCACCAGCGGCGCCTCGGTGCCCGAAGAGCTCGTGCAGGAGCTCCTCGACGAGCTCGCGGGTGCCGGATACGGCGACGTCGAGACCGTCACCACGGCAGAGGAGGACCTCGTCTTCTCGCTGCCCAAGGAGCTGCGCCGCGACATCAGCGGCAAGCAGGACTCCCGTGCCCTCGGCGGGCGCGGCCGCGCGCAGGCGCTGCCGTCGACCGGGGCGGACGGGCCGCGCGCGTGA
- the xseA gene encoding exodeoxyribonuclease VII large subunit gives MTDAPPTADAPWPVGLLAAKLKGYLDRLGSAWVEGEITQWGISGGNVYGKLKDPDADVTVGFTIWSSVKSRIPSDLKQGDRVVALIKPSYWLKGGSLTMQVFDMKHVGLGDLLERLERLRATLAAEGLFAAERKKPLPFLPGVVGLVTGRDSDAEKDVLRNAHLRWPAVTFRTVYAAVQGDRSAREVAAAVRRLDADPEVEVIIVARGGGDFQNLLPFSDEALMRAVAECSTPVVSAIGHEADRPLLDEVADLRASTPTDAAKRVIPDVSEELARVEQARARIRSRVTHRVSIEVDRIAALRSRPALARTTWIVDTRADELTRWVARGSELATRAIERADNVTSELKGRLTALSPHSTLARGYAIALTDEGHVVRGVSDAPAGAALHLRLTDGTIGATSTGAVDSGSATDAAQAGVGGAR, from the coding sequence ATGACCGACGCCCCTCCCACCGCCGACGCCCCGTGGCCGGTCGGCCTGCTCGCCGCCAAGCTCAAGGGCTATCTCGACCGGCTCGGCTCGGCATGGGTCGAGGGCGAGATCACCCAGTGGGGCATCTCGGGCGGCAACGTCTACGGCAAGCTGAAAGACCCCGACGCCGACGTGACCGTCGGCTTCACGATCTGGTCGTCGGTCAAGTCGCGCATCCCGTCGGACCTGAAGCAGGGCGACCGGGTGGTGGCGCTGATCAAGCCGAGCTACTGGCTCAAGGGCGGCAGCCTCACCATGCAGGTCTTCGACATGAAGCACGTGGGGCTCGGCGACCTGCTCGAGCGGCTCGAGCGCCTGCGCGCCACTCTCGCGGCGGAAGGGCTTTTCGCGGCGGAGCGCAAGAAACCGCTGCCTTTCCTCCCCGGCGTCGTGGGCCTGGTCACGGGTCGCGACTCCGACGCCGAGAAGGACGTGCTGCGCAACGCGCACCTGCGCTGGCCCGCGGTCACCTTCCGCACCGTCTACGCGGCGGTGCAGGGCGATCGGTCGGCGCGCGAGGTCGCGGCCGCCGTCCGCCGCCTCGACGCCGATCCCGAGGTCGAGGTCATCATCGTCGCGCGCGGCGGCGGCGACTTCCAGAACCTCCTGCCGTTCAGCGACGAGGCGCTGATGCGTGCGGTCGCGGAGTGCTCGACGCCGGTGGTCAGCGCCATCGGTCACGAGGCCGACCGTCCCCTTCTCGACGAGGTCGCCGACCTTCGCGCTTCCACGCCGACCGACGCGGCGAAGCGGGTCATCCCCGACGTCTCGGAAGAGCTGGCGCGTGTCGAGCAGGCGCGGGCACGCATCCGCAGCCGCGTCACCCACCGCGTGTCCATCGAGGTCGACCGCATCGCGGCCCTCCGCTCCCGCCCCGCGCTCGCGCGCACCACCTGGATCGTCGACACGCGCGCCGACGAGCTGACCCGTTGGGTGGCCCGCGGCTCCGAGCTCGCTACCCGCGCGATCGAACGAGCCGACAACGTGACGAGCGAGCTGAAGGGCCGCCTCACCGCGCTCTCACCGCACAGCACCCTCGCGCGCGGCTACGCCATCGCTCTCACCGACGAGGGGCACGTGGTCCGCGGGGTGTCCGACGCACCGGCCGGGGCGGCCCTGCATCTGCGACTCACCGACGGCACGATCGGCGCGACCAGCACGGGCGCCGTCGACAGCGGCTCGGCGACCGACGCGGCGCAGGCCGGCGTCGGTGGCGCTCGTTAA
- a CDS encoding exodeoxyribonuclease VII small subunit, whose protein sequence is MPATPPVPVEQLSYEQARDELVHVVGELEQGAETLERSLELWERGEALARRCEEWLIGARQRLDAARAAQQGTGSGDGR, encoded by the coding sequence ATGCCCGCAACGCCCCCGGTTCCCGTCGAACAGCTCAGCTACGAGCAGGCGCGCGACGAACTCGTGCACGTGGTCGGCGAGCTCGAGCAGGGCGCCGAGACCCTCGAACGCTCCCTCGAACTGTGGGAGCGCGGCGAGGCGCTCGCGCGCCGGTGCGAGGAGTGGCTGATCGGTGCGCGTCAACGCCTCGACGCCGCTCGCGCCGCGCAGCAGGGCACCGGTTCCGGAGACGGTCGCTGA
- a CDS encoding DUF4245 domain-containing protein: MSRRERPPAIVAELGRPETPDETAARKAQNSRNHRDRQTTRNLVLALVASLGIVVLLVLIVPRGDVEQLRDVDYRATAEQASADVGEPLVVPDVPDTWSSNVAELRTGAADGVTSWYVGFITAERDFVGFSQGLDANPSWLSAVLDGSLATGTTDIGGAEWTVYDHRDEDGRGNLEYALALEDGGDVFVIYGTADPSEAEELAETVTKQVRA, encoded by the coding sequence ATGAGCCGCCGCGAGCGTCCGCCGGCCATCGTGGCCGAGCTCGGTCGCCCTGAGACTCCCGACGAGACCGCTGCGCGCAAGGCGCAGAACAGCCGCAACCACCGCGATCGCCAGACCACTCGCAATCTCGTCCTCGCGTTGGTCGCGAGCCTCGGCATCGTGGTCCTCCTGGTACTCATCGTGCCGCGCGGCGATGTCGAACAGCTCCGCGATGTCGACTATCGGGCGACGGCCGAGCAGGCTTCGGCCGATGTGGGCGAGCCCCTCGTCGTGCCCGACGTGCCCGACACGTGGTCCTCGAATGTGGCAGAGCTGCGCACCGGGGCCGCCGACGGCGTGACGAGCTGGTACGTCGGCTTCATCACGGCCGAGCGCGACTTCGTGGGATTCTCGCAAGGCCTCGACGCGAACCCGAGTTGGCTGTCGGCGGTGCTCGACGGCTCCCTCGCCACCGGCACCACCGACATCGGCGGCGCCGAATGGACCGTGTACGACCACCGAGACGAAGACGGGCGCGGCAACCTCGAGTACGCACTCGCGCTCGAAGACGGCGGCGACGTGTTCGTCATCTACGGAACCGCAGACCCATCCGAAGCCGAGGAGCTCGCAGAAACCGTGACGAAGCAGGTGCGCGCATGA
- a CDS encoding carbonic anhydrase, with amino-acid sequence MTKPTPADAWTQMKSGNERFVDGVPAHPRQDVERRTEIAVAQTPAAALFGCSDSRLAAEIIFDLGLGDLFVVRNAGQVISSSVIGSLEYAVAVLQVPLIVVLRHDECGAVRAAVDSQGPNAPLLPAHIKSLVSEIVPAVRAVGVTAEDGTIDIEHLDVDLVGRTHLRDTVAALLAGSELISEAVAAGTLAIVGADYHLADGRVEADVVLGDVA; translated from the coding sequence ATGACCAAGCCCACTCCCGCCGACGCGTGGACCCAGATGAAGTCGGGCAACGAACGATTCGTCGACGGCGTCCCCGCGCATCCGCGTCAAGACGTCGAGCGCCGCACCGAGATCGCCGTGGCACAGACACCCGCAGCGGCTCTGTTCGGGTGCAGCGACTCGCGGCTGGCGGCCGAGATCATCTTCGACCTCGGACTCGGCGACCTCTTCGTCGTCCGCAACGCGGGACAGGTCATCTCGAGCTCGGTCATCGGCTCGCTCGAGTACGCGGTCGCCGTGTTGCAGGTGCCGCTCATCGTCGTGCTCCGTCACGACGAGTGCGGGGCGGTCCGCGCCGCTGTCGACTCGCAGGGGCCGAACGCTCCCCTGCTGCCGGCGCACATCAAGAGCCTCGTCTCCGAGATCGTGCCCGCCGTGAGGGCGGTCGGCGTCACGGCCGAAGACGGCACCATCGACATCGAGCACCTCGACGTAGACCTGGTCGGCCGCACCCACCTGCGCGACACCGTCGCGGCACTCCTCGCCGGGTCCGAGCTCATCTCCGAGGCGGTCGCCGCCGGTACCCTTGCCATCGTCGGAGCCGACTACCACCTGGCCGACGGCCGGGTGGAAGCCGATGTCGTGCTCGGCGACGTCGCCTGA
- a CDS encoding aspartate ammonia-lyase, whose product MVDSQYRIEHDTMGEVRVPVDALYAAQTQRAVENFPISGDRLEDAQIVALARIKRAAALTNAELGVLDRDKADAIVAAADKVIAGGHFDEFPIDVYQTGSGTSSNMNMNEVLGTLATAGLGSTVHPNDHVNASQSSNDVFPTSVHIAVTDALLRDLVPSLEHLAESLETKTAAWSQVVKSGRTHLMDATPVTFGQEFGGYARQIRLAIDRIQSAVPRVAEVPLGGTATGTGINTPAGFPQRVIAILAEDTGLPITEAADHFEAQGARDALVEASGALRVLAVSLTKICNDIRWMGSGPNTGLGELHIPDLQPGSSIMPGKVNPVIPEAVLMVAARVIGNDATIAWSGASGLFELNVAIPVMGTALLESIRLLSSASRLLADKTVDGLVVNEERARALAESSPSIVTPLNRVIGYEAAAKVAKHAVATKQTIREAVIDLGYVERGEVTEEQLDKSLDVLSMTRPSS is encoded by the coding sequence GTGGTGGATTCCCAGTACCGCATCGAGCACGACACGATGGGCGAGGTGCGGGTTCCGGTCGACGCGCTCTACGCCGCTCAGACGCAGCGCGCCGTCGAGAACTTCCCGATCTCGGGTGACCGCCTCGAGGACGCGCAGATCGTCGCGCTCGCGCGCATCAAGCGCGCAGCGGCGCTGACCAACGCCGAGCTCGGTGTGCTCGACCGCGACAAGGCCGACGCGATCGTCGCGGCCGCCGACAAGGTGATCGCGGGCGGGCACTTCGACGAGTTCCCGATCGACGTGTACCAGACCGGCAGCGGCACGTCGTCGAACATGAACATGAACGAGGTCCTCGGCACCCTCGCCACCGCCGGCCTCGGCTCCACGGTGCACCCGAACGACCACGTCAACGCGTCGCAGTCGTCGAACGACGTGTTCCCCACCTCCGTGCACATCGCGGTGACCGACGCGCTGCTGCGCGACCTCGTCCCCTCGCTCGAACACCTCGCAGAGTCGCTCGAGACGAAGACCGCCGCCTGGTCGCAGGTCGTGAAGTCCGGCCGCACCCACCTGATGGACGCCACCCCGGTGACCTTCGGGCAGGAGTTCGGCGGATACGCGCGCCAGATCCGACTCGCGATCGACCGCATCCAATCGGCCGTGCCGCGCGTCGCCGAGGTGCCCCTCGGCGGCACCGCGACCGGCACGGGCATCAACACGCCCGCCGGCTTCCCCCAGCGCGTCATCGCGATCCTCGCCGAAGACACCGGCCTGCCGATCACCGAGGCCGCCGATCATTTCGAGGCTCAGGGCGCCCGCGACGCGCTCGTCGAGGCGTCCGGCGCGCTGCGCGTGCTCGCCGTCAGCCTCACCAAGATCTGCAACGACATCCGGTGGATGGGCTCGGGCCCGAACACGGGTCTCGGCGAGCTGCACATCCCCGACCTGCAGCCGGGTTCGTCGATCATGCCGGGCAAGGTCAACCCGGTAATCCCCGAGGCCGTGCTCATGGTCGCGGCGCGGGTCATCGGCAACGACGCGACCATCGCCTGGTCGGGCGCTTCCGGCCTGTTCGAGCTCAATGTGGCGATCCCGGTGATGGGCACTGCGCTGCTCGAGTCGATCCGTCTGCTCTCGAGCGCGTCGCGCCTGCTCGCCGACAAGACCGTCGACGGGCTGGTCGTGAACGAGGAACGCGCCCGCGCCCTCGCCGAGTCGTCTCCGTCGATCGTCACCCCGCTCAACCGGGTCATCGGTTACGAGGCGGCGGCGAAGGTGGCGAAGCACGCGGTCGCGACGAAGCAGACCATCCGCGAGGCGGTCATCGACCTCGGCTACGTCGAGCGCGGCGAGGTCACCGAGGAGCAGCTCGACAAGTCTCTCGACGTCCTCAGCATGACCCGCCCCTCCTCCTGA
- a CDS encoding DUF427 domain-containing protein, which translates to MRTRHPKPDPIRSGQESVWDYPRPPRVEPTTEEIVIVLGGQVVARSNRAVRVLETSHPPVYYLPADDFADGALRTAPGASWCEYKGEAGYLDVVAGDVVAAGAGWTYPDPSHGFERLQGMVAVYPGKVDRVTVGGEVVRPQAGGFYGGWITDRVVGPFKGEPGTAGW; encoded by the coding sequence ATGCGCACTCGGCACCCGAAGCCCGACCCCATCCGCTCTGGACAGGAGTCCGTCTGGGACTACCCACGCCCGCCTCGAGTGGAGCCGACCACTGAAGAGATCGTGATCGTTCTCGGCGGCCAGGTGGTCGCCCGCTCGAACCGCGCGGTCCGGGTACTGGAAACCAGCCATCCGCCGGTCTACTACCTCCCCGCCGACGACTTCGCCGACGGGGCGCTCCGGACGGCGCCCGGTGCCTCGTGGTGCGAATACAAGGGCGAGGCGGGGTATCTCGACGTCGTGGCAGGTGACGTCGTCGCCGCGGGCGCTGGATGGACGTACCCGGACCCCAGTCATGGCTTCGAACGGCTGCAAGGCATGGTCGCCGTGTACCCGGGAAAAGTGGACCGCGTCACGGTCGGCGGCGAAGTCGTCCGACCGCAAGCGGGCGGGTTCTACGGAGGCTGGATCACGGACAGAGTCGTCGGACCGTTCAAGGGCGAGCCGGGCACCGCTGGATGGTGA
- a CDS encoding PhoH family protein, with protein sequence MARPSSGTSLSASSPTSVQQGERTYVLDTSVLLSDPGALHRFAEHAVVLPVIVVTELEGKRHDPEIGYFARKALRNLDDLRVEHERLDLPMAIGDQGGTIRVELNHSNMAVLPSGLQLGDNDSRILAVAMNLKNDGLDVVVVSKDLPMRVKAASIGLAAEEYRAELAPDTGYTGLAGLHLSGSQINDLYEEETLVTDAVMGEPINTGLVITSERGSALGRVTGKNELRLVRGDRELFGLHGRSAEQRLAIDMLLDPEIGIISLGGSAGTGKSALALCAGLEAVLEKQQHRKIMVFRPLYAVGGQELGFLPGDQGEKMNPWGQAVFDTLGALVSPNVLEEVVERGILEVLPLTHIRGRSLHDAFVIVDEAQSLERNVLLTVLSRIGQNSRVVLTHDVAQRDNLRVGRHDGVASVIETLKGHPLFGHITLTRSERSAIAALVTEMLEQNELN encoded by the coding sequence ATCGCCCGTCCTTCGTCCGGCACCTCCCTTTCGGCCTCATCGCCGACGAGCGTTCAGCAGGGGGAGCGGACGTACGTCCTCGACACCTCCGTGCTGCTCTCCGATCCGGGAGCGTTGCACCGGTTCGCGGAGCACGCGGTCGTCCTGCCGGTCATCGTCGTCACCGAGCTGGAGGGCAAGCGCCACGACCCCGAGATCGGCTACTTCGCGCGCAAAGCGCTGCGCAACCTCGACGACCTCCGCGTGGAGCACGAACGCCTCGACCTGCCCATGGCGATCGGCGACCAGGGCGGCACCATACGGGTGGAGCTGAACCACTCCAACATGGCGGTGCTGCCGTCGGGTCTGCAGCTCGGCGACAACGACTCGCGCATCCTCGCGGTCGCGATGAATCTCAAGAACGACGGCCTCGACGTCGTGGTCGTGTCGAAGGATCTGCCGATGCGCGTCAAGGCCGCATCGATCGGCCTCGCCGCCGAGGAGTACCGCGCGGAGCTCGCGCCCGACACCGGATACACCGGCCTCGCCGGGCTGCACCTCAGCGGCAGCCAGATCAACGATCTGTACGAGGAGGAGACCCTCGTCACCGACGCGGTGATGGGGGAGCCGATCAACACAGGACTCGTCATCACCTCCGAGCGCGGCTCGGCGCTCGGCCGCGTCACCGGCAAGAACGAGCTGCGGCTCGTTCGCGGCGACCGCGAACTCTTCGGCCTGCACGGGCGGTCGGCCGAGCAGCGGCTCGCGATCGACATGCTCCTCGACCCCGAGATCGGCATCATCTCCCTCGGAGGCAGCGCGGGAACCGGAAAGTCGGCGCTCGCGCTCTGCGCCGGCCTCGAGGCGGTGCTCGAGAAGCAGCAGCACCGCAAGATCATGGTGTTCCGCCCGCTCTACGCAGTCGGTGGCCAGGAGCTCGGATTCCTGCCCGGCGACCAGGGCGAGAAGATGAACCCCTGGGGTCAGGCGGTCTTCGACACCCTCGGTGCGCTGGTGTCGCCGAACGTGCTCGAGGAGGTCGTCGAACGGGGGATCCTCGAGGTGCTTCCCCTCACGCACATCCGCGGACGCTCGCTGCACGACGCGTTCGTCATCGTCGACGAGGCTCAGTCGCTCGAGCGCAATGTGCTGCTCACGGTGCTGTCGCGCATCGGCCAGAACTCGCGCGTGGTGCTGACGCACGACGTCGCGCAGCGCGACAACCTCCGGGTCGGCCGCCACGATGGTGTCGCGAGCGTCATCGAGACCCTGAAAGGGCACCCGCTGTTCGGTCACATCACCCTGACGCGCAGTGAGCGCTCGGCGATCGCCGCCCTGGTCACGGAGATGCTGGAGCAGAACGAACTCAACTAA
- a CDS encoding aminotransferase class V-fold PLP-dependent enzyme, with protein MEPLERFTAGFPEEPGFLNYASFGPISDAVTAESDGWMNSVSRARFGAVDALLEQDRRAREAVANLLAFRADQVVLQPNTSMGLMHAMFGLTGPVLLSPAEFPSLPVAAVRAEQALGSTGPIWLSTDHGMVTPGQIRDQLTSTTAAVAVSLVDSRTGYLADIEGIRQVIGDRLLIVDAIQGAGVVDAPFALADVVAGGGQKWLRAGWGTGYLALSDRAIERLTPVVSGFTGLVEEGQIFDEVPGPLRSPMAFRVSNHDPIAAARLAAAVEDIASVGVTEIRDAVAIGVSRVIDIADEFALPVVSPRNESERAGIVVLEPPTEQLSALTASLFNHGVSTTVRGGTVRVSVHAATSEDTFDMLKAAFTSYASTVRVY; from the coding sequence ATGGAACCTCTCGAACGCTTCACGGCCGGCTTCCCCGAAGAGCCCGGCTTCCTCAACTACGCCTCCTTCGGTCCGATCTCCGACGCGGTGACCGCCGAGAGCGACGGGTGGATGAACTCCGTCTCGCGCGCCCGATTCGGCGCCGTCGACGCGTTGCTCGAGCAGGACCGCCGTGCACGTGAAGCTGTCGCCAACCTGTTGGCGTTCCGCGCCGATCAGGTCGTCCTGCAGCCGAACACGAGCATGGGGCTCATGCACGCGATGTTCGGTCTCACCGGGCCCGTGCTGCTCTCGCCCGCCGAGTTCCCGAGTCTTCCGGTCGCCGCCGTCCGCGCGGAGCAGGCCCTCGGATCCACCGGTCCGATCTGGCTGAGCACCGACCACGGCATGGTCACCCCGGGGCAGATCCGCGATCAGCTGACCTCCACGACGGCCGCCGTCGCGGTGAGCCTCGTCGATTCGCGCACCGGCTACCTCGCCGACATCGAGGGCATCCGCCAGGTCATCGGCGACCGCCTGCTCATCGTCGACGCCATCCAGGGCGCCGGTGTCGTCGACGCGCCCTTCGCCCTGGCCGACGTCGTCGCCGGAGGCGGCCAGAAGTGGCTGCGCGCCGGCTGGGGTACCGGCTATCTGGCCCTGAGCGACCGCGCGATCGAGCGGCTCACCCCGGTCGTGTCCGGTTTCACCGGACTCGTCGAAGAGGGGCAGATCTTCGATGAGGTGCCGGGCCCCCTCCGCTCGCCGATGGCGTTCCGCGTCTCGAACCACGATCCCATCGCCGCCGCGCGCCTCGCCGCGGCCGTCGAGGACATCGCGAGCGTCGGCGTCACCGAGATCCGGGACGCCGTCGCCATCGGCGTCAGCCGGGTCATCGACATCGCCGACGAGTTCGCGCTGCCCGTCGTCTCACCCCGCAACGAGAGCGAACGGGCCGGCATCGTCGTGCTCGAGCCGCCGACCGAGCAGCTGTCGGCGCTCACCGCGTCGCTGTTCAACCACGGCGTCTCGACGACGGTGCGCGGGGGCACCGTGCGCGTCTCCGTGCACGCCGCGACATCCGAGGACACCTTCGACATGCTGAAGGCCGCGTTCACGAGCTACGCCAGCACCGTCCGCGTCTACTGA